One genomic region from Melioribacteraceae bacterium encodes:
- a CDS encoding ATP-binding protein, producing the protein MALQKARKPVELKPEDLRWICDPEIFDFDTTKTVKPIEGIIGQERALKALRVGVELKSPGYNIFVTGLSGTGKFTTIKMVLESISPNHAKLFDYAYVNNFKDEDRPTLLIFDAGKAIHFKKDLSRAIRFLQEKIPQVLSTDPYSSRKKQMLAEYGKIQQKMMTGFEDKLRKDGFTLGQIKVGELTRPEILMVLDNQPYFIHQLDELIRGEKISKENAEAITTKYAEYQEELQQLFKESLKLTQEFQEKVIQLETQYTSDITSVAIENLKKKYKDQKVRDYLDQVHLNILQNLDVFKGQKPFQEETSAGIVIDYLKEYEVNIILDNSETKEQPVIVETSPTYSNLFGTIEKYSDGRGGWYADFTKIKSGSLLRANGGYLVINAMDAFSEPGVWKSLKRVLLFGQLEIQELANLYQFSPSVLKPEPISIDTKVIMIGNNYIYSILSGYEDDFNKIFKIKADFDYEMKKSEKSLNEYSMVIKKIIESEKMLEFDRSAIAKLVEYGARYAGEKNKLTTRFAFIADLTRESSFWAKDSGEKNVTSYHVDEAYKAWKERHGLYESKLSEMIKEGTILIDTDGERVGTINGLAVYESGLFGFGKPSRITASVSLGSGNIINVERESGLSGNTHNKGVLIISGYFRENFGKNIPLSFSASLVFEQGYGMIDGDSASITEICALMSAISNIPIKQSLAITGSVNQKGEIQPIGGVNEKIEGFFDVCSARGLNGKQGVIIPVQNVKDLMLRNEIIDSVNAGKFHIYSVSKVEEAIEVLTGIKAGTRLKTGKYEPGTVFGTVEKELNAMRKRLKPESKKNNQEQKNSNTKNNMKSKKK; encoded by the coding sequence ATGGCACTTCAGAAAGCACGAAAACCAGTAGAATTAAAACCGGAAGATTTAAGGTGGATATGCGACCCGGAAATTTTTGATTTCGATACAACTAAAACGGTAAAACCGATTGAAGGAATAATCGGCCAGGAAAGAGCCCTAAAAGCATTAAGGGTGGGGGTTGAGCTGAAAAGTCCCGGTTACAACATTTTTGTAACAGGATTATCGGGCACCGGAAAATTTACTACTATCAAAATGGTTCTGGAATCGATCAGCCCCAATCACGCCAAACTTTTTGATTACGCATATGTAAATAATTTCAAGGATGAAGACCGTCCCACACTTTTAATTTTTGACGCCGGTAAAGCTATTCACTTTAAAAAAGACCTCAGCCGGGCTATAAGATTCCTGCAGGAAAAAATTCCGCAGGTCCTCTCGACAGATCCTTACTCATCCCGAAAAAAACAAATGCTCGCTGAGTACGGAAAGATTCAGCAGAAGATGATGACGGGGTTTGAAGATAAATTGCGCAAGGACGGTTTTACACTTGGACAAATCAAAGTCGGTGAGCTGACGCGCCCGGAAATATTAATGGTACTGGATAATCAGCCCTATTTCATTCACCAGCTCGATGAGTTGATACGGGGAGAAAAGATATCAAAAGAAAACGCTGAAGCAATTACAACCAAATACGCCGAGTACCAGGAGGAATTGCAGCAGTTGTTCAAAGAAAGTCTTAAGCTTACTCAGGAATTTCAGGAAAAAGTTATACAGCTCGAAACTCAGTATACCTCCGACATAACCTCGGTTGCAATTGAAAACCTGAAGAAAAAATATAAAGATCAGAAAGTACGCGACTATCTCGACCAGGTTCATCTGAATATACTTCAGAACCTCGACGTGTTCAAAGGACAAAAACCGTTTCAGGAGGAAACCTCTGCCGGAATTGTAATAGATTACCTTAAAGAATACGAAGTGAATATAATTCTGGATAATTCGGAGACGAAGGAGCAGCCCGTAATTGTAGAAACATCTCCAACATACAGCAACCTGTTCGGGACAATTGAAAAATATAGTGACGGTCGAGGAGGATGGTACGCGGATTTTACTAAAATTAAATCGGGTTCTCTACTGCGTGCGAACGGCGGTTACCTTGTTATTAATGCTATGGATGCGTTCAGCGAGCCAGGCGTCTGGAAATCACTTAAACGGGTTCTGCTGTTCGGACAGCTTGAGATTCAGGAGCTGGCGAATCTTTATCAGTTCTCCCCGAGCGTTTTGAAACCGGAACCGATAAGCATCGATACAAAAGTTATTATGATCGGAAATAATTATATCTACTCTATACTTTCAGGTTATGAAGACGATTTCAATAAAATTTTCAAGATAAAAGCCGATTTCGATTATGAAATGAAGAAATCGGAAAAGTCTCTAAACGAATATTCGATGGTTATCAAAAAAATAATTGAATCGGAAAAAATGCTTGAATTCGACCGCTCGGCAATTGCAAAACTTGTTGAGTATGGTGCCAGATATGCCGGGGAAAAAAATAAACTTACGACACGGTTTGCTTTCATTGCAGACCTTACCCGCGAGTCAAGTTTCTGGGCCAAGGATAGCGGAGAGAAAAATGTTACCAGTTATCATGTTGACGAAGCCTATAAAGCATGGAAAGAGAGACACGGACTTTATGAATCTAAGTTGTCCGAAATGATTAAGGAGGGAACTATATTAATTGATACCGATGGTGAAAGAGTTGGAACAATTAACGGGCTTGCTGTATACGAAAGCGGATTGTTCGGATTTGGAAAACCTTCCAGAATAACGGCCAGTGTTTCACTCGGCAGCGGAAATATTATAAACGTTGAACGGGAATCCGGATTAAGCGGCAATACACATAACAAAGGAGTATTAATTATATCAGGTTATTTCAGGGAAAATTTCGGGAAGAATATTCCGCTCTCTTTTTCTGCAAGTCTTGTTTTCGAACAGGGATACGGAATGATCGACGGCGACAGCGCCTCAATAACGGAAATATGCGCTCTAATGTCGGCGATATCCAACATTCCTATAAAACAGTCTCTAGCAATAACCGGTTCGGTTAATCAGAAAGGTGAAATCCAGCCGATTGGCGGTGTAAATGAAAAGATAGAAGGCTTTTTTGATGTATGCTCTGCGCGCGGTCTGAACGGAAAGCAGGGAGTTATTATACCTGTTCAGAATGTTAAAGACCTTATGCTGAGAAATGAAATCATTGATTCTGTTAATGCAGGGAAATTTCATATCTACTCGGTAAGCAAAGTGGAAGAAGCGATTGAAGTATTAACAGGCATTAAAGCAGGTACCAGATTAAAGACCGGGAAATATGAACCCGGCACAGTCTTCGGAACGGTGGAAAAGGAATTAAATGCAATGAGAAAAAGATTAAAGCCGGAATCGAAGAAAAATAACCAGGAACAAAAAAACAGTAATACAAAGAATAATATGAAGTCGAAGAAGAAATGA
- the mfd gene encoding transcription-repair coupling factor, whose amino-acid sequence MNRTEHELFDKIESLREFYKKIKSRETDSGLFYVSRLAGCTRQLLISRMIKNEKQILLLCPTVQVVNEVKVELTILGLEEFLISADEFNAENLQERLTDIAKKEHFILVATYEILTLSLPSRNSLNRSTTNIELGGNLSYDDLIEYLNSINYDSDKFVDSPGTFSVRGSIIDFWSYSEKQPVRLEYNGDFIESIRHFDPENQRSLDKIPSVSLASSIESMEEIFSDTIFDYLDNPLIIADNYELANLFTTSDSQKPEKTPFEIDRELLEELYEEPNDKTFEVEHKQDITDGTTSLDDILKKNARWIIEDILNQSDDRINLDLTEPPPINSNFELLTGLLKEYSGRHFQIFIAVENELQSKRLFELLVEFNKTITELIENGVIKIIVLPVKSGFISKGSSLLLLTDYQIFNKPYRTKISKAYKIKKSRVKDFASIKKGDFVVHENFGIGQYAGLETIKIGQIEQESIKILYAEGGVVYVNLNYLSLVKKFSSKENAEPKLSVLGGAEWKSTKKKVKSKIKEAARELITLYAKRKASTGIAFSPDSIWQRELEASFFYEDTPDQIKVTEDVKRDMENGNPMDRLVCGDVGFGKTEIAVRAAFKAINDSKQVALLVPTTILAEQHYNTFKDRLSQYPVKIEALSRFQTKSEQSIILDKLLSGEVDLVIGTHRLLSKDIRFKDLGLLIIDEEHRFGVMAKEKLRSLRANVDTLTLTATPIPRTLNLSLLGARDLSIIATPPPNRQPIYTRVDKFDIFKVREWILNEVKRNGQIYFVHDRIQSIEKIAGYIQKHIPEINICVAHGQMKPAQLEKVIYEFLNKKYHMLISTKIIESGIDIPNVNTIIVNRADRFGLAELHQLRGRVGRSDRQAYAYFLVPSLNSVTKKAVRRLQAIEEYTDLGEGFNLSMRDLEIRGAGNLLGTEQSGFIDSIGFELYMKLLDEAVDELKQDEFKEVFKDLPRIAERSEPTIDTFFEIGIPKHYMPDQSDRLSFYTALFSMIKIEELDEIKEEMFDRFGKPPVMVERLISAALIRYYASYALLERIVIQKDKTSVILPKGEREEFYKAKFVQMLDFIDKNYSKEVRFTQNRDLLKLEITRRFESPEQNLIFLINFLQNLNNLINN is encoded by the coding sequence ATGAATAGAACTGAGCACGAATTATTTGATAAGATAGAATCCCTCCGGGAATTTTATAAGAAAATTAAGTCAAGAGAAACTGATTCCGGGTTATTTTACGTCTCTCGCCTGGCCGGATGCACCAGACAATTGTTAATAAGCAGAATGATAAAAAATGAAAAACAGATTTTACTGCTATGCCCTACAGTTCAGGTGGTTAACGAAGTAAAAGTTGAACTAACAATACTCGGCCTCGAAGAATTCCTTATCTCGGCAGATGAATTTAATGCCGAGAATCTTCAGGAGCGCCTGACCGATATTGCAAAGAAAGAGCATTTTATACTTGTAGCCACATACGAGATTCTTACACTTAGTCTCCCTTCCCGGAATTCATTGAATAGAAGTACTACGAACATTGAGCTGGGTGGTAACCTCTCTTATGACGATTTAATCGAGTATCTTAATTCGATCAATTACGACAGCGATAAATTTGTCGATTCGCCCGGTACGTTTTCTGTGCGGGGTTCGATTATCGATTTCTGGTCGTATAGTGAAAAGCAGCCTGTTAGACTCGAGTACAACGGCGACTTTATCGAATCGATCAGACATTTTGACCCTGAAAATCAAAGATCGCTCGATAAGATCCCTTCTGTTTCTCTTGCCTCTTCTATTGAAAGCATGGAGGAAATTTTTAGTGATACTATCTTCGACTATCTCGATAATCCGCTGATAATTGCAGATAATTATGAACTTGCAAATCTTTTTACAACGAGTGATTCGCAAAAACCAGAAAAAACTCCATTTGAAATAGATCGGGAACTATTAGAAGAACTTTATGAAGAGCCGAACGATAAGACCTTTGAAGTTGAACATAAGCAGGATATTACCGACGGGACCACATCATTAGATGATATTTTGAAAAAAAATGCAAGATGGATAATCGAAGATATTTTGAATCAAAGTGATGACAGGATAAATCTCGACCTTACAGAACCTCCGCCGATAAATTCCAATTTCGAATTGTTAACCGGTTTACTTAAAGAATACTCCGGAAGACATTTCCAGATATTTATTGCAGTTGAGAATGAGCTGCAAAGCAAAAGGCTGTTTGAACTTCTTGTTGAATTTAATAAGACTATTACAGAGCTTATTGAAAATGGAGTTATCAAAATAATTGTCCTTCCGGTTAAGTCGGGTTTTATCTCTAAAGGAAGCTCCCTTTTATTATTAACCGACTATCAGATATTTAATAAACCATACCGGACGAAAATCAGCAAAGCTTACAAAATCAAAAAATCCCGGGTAAAAGATTTTGCATCAATAAAAAAAGGGGATTTCGTTGTTCACGAAAATTTTGGAATAGGACAGTATGCTGGATTGGAAACAATTAAGATCGGTCAGATCGAACAGGAATCAATAAAAATATTATACGCCGAAGGGGGAGTTGTATATGTAAATCTTAATTACCTCTCTCTTGTAAAGAAATTCTCCTCAAAAGAAAATGCAGAACCGAAGCTCTCGGTACTCGGCGGTGCAGAATGGAAATCGACAAAGAAGAAAGTAAAGTCGAAAATAAAGGAAGCGGCCCGCGAGCTTATTACATTATACGCGAAACGGAAAGCATCAACAGGAATCGCTTTCAGCCCCGATTCAATCTGGCAGCGCGAACTTGAAGCTTCTTTCTTTTATGAGGATACCCCGGATCAGATTAAAGTTACCGAGGATGTAAAGCGTGATATGGAGAACGGGAATCCGATGGACCGGCTAGTCTGCGGAGATGTAGGTTTCGGCAAAACCGAGATAGCCGTGCGTGCCGCATTTAAAGCCATTAACGACAGTAAACAGGTTGCTCTTCTTGTTCCAACTACAATTCTTGCAGAGCAGCATTACAACACATTTAAAGACCGTCTTTCTCAATACCCGGTTAAGATAGAAGCTCTTTCAAGGTTTCAGACGAAATCCGAACAATCTATTATCTTAGATAAGCTTTTAAGTGGGGAGGTTGATCTGGTAATCGGAACTCACCGCTTATTGTCCAAGGATATCCGGTTTAAGGATCTCGGCCTTCTTATTATAGATGAAGAACACCGTTTCGGTGTGATGGCTAAAGAGAAACTCCGTTCGCTGAGAGCAAATGTAGATACTCTCACATTAACGGCTACTCCGATTCCGCGGACCTTAAATCTTTCTCTTCTTGGAGCCAGGGATCTTTCGATTATTGCAACACCACCGCCCAACCGTCAGCCGATCTATACCAGGGTGGATAAGTTCGATATTTTCAAAGTTAGAGAATGGATACTGAACGAAGTTAAAAGAAACGGCCAGATTTATTTTGTTCACGACAGGATTCAATCAATTGAAAAGATTGCTGGCTATATTCAGAAACATATTCCCGAGATCAATATATGTGTAGCCCACGGCCAGATGAAACCTGCTCAGCTTGAAAAAGTGATTTATGAATTTCTAAACAAGAAGTATCATATGCTTATTTCAACCAAGATCATTGAATCAGGTATCGATATTCCCAATGTTAATACGATTATTGTAAATCGTGCAGACCGGTTCGGTCTTGCCGAACTTCATCAATTAAGGGGTCGGGTCGGAAGAAGTGATCGTCAGGCTTATGCATATTTTCTTGTTCCGTCTCTAAATTCTGTAACCAAGAAGGCGGTTCGCCGTCTTCAGGCAATTGAAGAGTACACGGATCTCGGGGAAGGATTCAACCTTTCAATGAGGGATCTCGAAATCCGCGGTGCAGGTAATTTATTAGGAACGGAGCAGAGCGGATTTATTGATTCGATCGGATTTGAGCTCTATATGAAATTACTTGATGAAGCGGTTGATGAACTGAAACAGGATGAATTCAAGGAGGTATTTAAGGATCTTCCTAGAATAGCCGAACGCTCCGAACCTACTATAGATACTTTCTTTGAAATCGGTATCCCTAAGCATTATATGCCGGATCAGTCGGACAGACTAAGTTTTTATACTGCGCTGTTTTCAATGATTAAGATTGAAGAACTCGACGAGATTAAAGAGGAGATGTTCGATCGATTCGGTAAGCCTCCTGTTATGGTAGAAAGATTAATTTCAGCTGCTCTTATCAGATACTATGCATCCTATGCGTTACTTGAGAGGATTGTAATTCAGAAAGACAAAACTTCTGTAATTCTCCCTAAAGGTGAACGCGAAGAATTTTATAAAGCTAAATTTGTTCAGATGCTCGACTTTATAGATAAAAACTATTCAAAAGAGGTCAGATTTACTCAAAACAGAGACCTGCTTAAACTTGAGATAACACGAAGATTTGAATCCCCCGAGCAAAATTTAATATTCTTGATTAACTTTCTGCAGAACTTAAACAACCTTATTAATAACTGA
- a CDS encoding hemolysin family protein, translated as MIETIIILFLVLLNGFFAMSEIAIVSSKKARLEDFAKKGKKGAGIALNLMIEPEKFLSTVQVGITLIGIVAGAYGGIAISEDITPVLQKIDFIKDAADEIAIILVVSAITYLSLVVGELVPKTIAFNNPEAIAVAVAPAMKVLSVIVSPVIWFLSISTKLFLKLFRIKQNVQPPVTEEELKILLEQGSKYGTVETREADMIRSIFRFGDRNAESIMTIRKDIVWINVNDSPEKIRDFIIKYKFSKYPVCDGSLDKLLGIMSIRDFLENYFTIDDVNLRSILIQPVIVTEFTSSLKILDKFRETKNYTAIVIDEYGDVKGMITLHDLVENIFGDLPEFFEKSEEEIYYEKDGSMLIDGSYLVDELEEKLNIELEEKDKYNTLGGFVMYYLNRIPATGDNFEKFNYLFKVIDMDGKRVDKVMVKKIS; from the coding sequence ATGATTGAAACTATAATTATACTGTTCCTGGTTCTGTTGAACGGTTTTTTTGCAATGTCTGAAATCGCAATAGTATCCTCCAAAAAAGCGAGACTTGAGGATTTTGCAAAGAAAGGTAAAAAAGGTGCCGGGATTGCTTTAAACCTTATGATAGAACCGGAGAAGTTTCTCTCTACTGTGCAGGTCGGAATAACATTGATCGGGATAGTTGCCGGCGCTTACGGCGGTATTGCTATATCGGAGGATATTACTCCTGTCTTGCAGAAGATCGATTTTATTAAAGATGCTGCCGACGAGATTGCGATTATTCTGGTTGTATCGGCAATTACATACCTTTCACTTGTTGTTGGAGAACTTGTTCCTAAAACAATTGCATTCAACAATCCAGAAGCTATTGCGGTTGCTGTTGCTCCTGCTATGAAAGTTTTATCGGTAATTGTTTCGCCTGTAATCTGGTTTCTCAGTATTTCTACAAAACTCTTTTTAAAACTTTTTCGTATCAAGCAGAATGTTCAGCCTCCCGTTACAGAAGAAGAATTAAAAATTCTTTTGGAACAGGGATCCAAATACGGAACAGTTGAAACCAGGGAAGCCGATATGATCAGAAGTATTTTTAGATTCGGTGATAGAAATGCGGAATCGATTATGACTATCAGAAAAGACATTGTCTGGATTAATGTGAACGATTCACCCGAAAAAATAAGAGACTTTATTATTAAGTATAAATTTTCCAAATACCCTGTTTGCGACGGTTCGCTGGATAAACTGCTGGGTATAATGAGTATAAGAGATTTTCTTGAAAACTATTTTACTATTGATGATGTAAACCTCCGTTCAATTCTGATTCAACCCGTTATTGTTACCGAGTTTACAAGTTCGCTTAAGATTCTCGATAAGTTCAGAGAGACAAAAAATTATACCGCGATTGTGATTGATGAATATGGAGATGTCAAGGGAATGATAACGCTGCACGATCTTGTTGAAAACATTTTCGGCGATCTCCCCGAGTTTTTTGAAAAGAGTGAGGAGGAAATTTATTATGAGAAGGACGGGTCGATGCTTATTGATGGTTCGTACCTGGTTGATGAGCTCGAGGAAAAATTAAATATTGAACTGGAAGAGAAGGATAAATACAATACTCTGGGGGGATTTGTGATGTATTATCTTAACCGGATTCCCGCTACAGGAGATAACTTTGAAAAATTTAATTACCTTTTCAAAGTAATCGATATGGATGGTAAACGCGTCGATAAGGTGATGGTCAAAAAAATAAGTTAA
- a CDS encoding heme-binding domain-containing protein, whose product MGRILKVFFVMILIALIGIQFIDVERTNPVVTADLKAPVAIKELFIKSCYDCHSNQTEWPWYSYVAPVSWLVANDVAEGRKHLNFSDWEKLPGRKKEELKKEIWEEVRNDKMPMTIYTYTHPEAKLDFTQKNLIKQWATGNGFLN is encoded by the coding sequence ATGGGTAGAATATTAAAAGTGTTTTTTGTTATGATTCTGATTGCGCTGATCGGAATTCAATTTATAGATGTAGAAAGAACCAATCCTGTTGTAACTGCTGATCTCAAAGCTCCGGTTGCAATAAAAGAGCTTTTCATAAAATCATGTTACGATTGTCATTCGAATCAAACTGAATGGCCTTGGTACAGTTATGTCGCTCCGGTTTCATGGCTGGTAGCAAACGATGTTGCTGAAGGTAGAAAACATCTTAACTTTTCCGATTGGGAAAAACTGCCCGGCAGAAAAAAAGAGGAGCTGAAAAAAGAGATCTGGGAGGAAGTAAGGAATGATAAAATGCCTATGACAATTTATACATACACGCATCCGGAAGCTAAACTCGATTTTACACAGAAAAATCTGATTAAACAGTGGGCTACCGGCAACGGATTCTTGAATTGA
- a CDS encoding acyltransferase family protein has product MDIKERRYDIDWLRVIAFYLLILYHVGMIFVPWDFHIKNNTTAEWFETWMAFLSQWRLPLLFLISGMVVYYSLGKRTGGSFLLERTKRLFVPLLFGMLIIVPPQIYFERISNGVHFASYWDFWKTVFNFVPYPLGGSLSWHHLWYVLYVLFYSIIALPLFLYLKNNRSESLRNGLSNFVKRHPNSIYLIIIPLFLIGITLARRFPTTHGFFDDWYNHSISFTLFVYGFFISAIDGLSEAITAKRKQSLILALVPSLFLILFVWGPTFEIFNDRTEEFAFIYRILKWILIPYWLFTFIGYGRILLNKSSSVLTYANESVYPLYILHQTVMIFFGYYIIQWNWGIMPKFILLVFLTFGGSFMIYELLIKRSRILRLLFGMKPAVAKPAFTKFNRTEKNLEVDTGD; this is encoded by the coding sequence ATGGATATAAAAGAACGGCGCTACGATATTGACTGGTTAAGAGTAATAGCTTTCTACCTGCTGATTCTCTATCATGTCGGCATGATATTCGTCCCCTGGGATTTTCATATTAAAAACAATACAACAGCGGAGTGGTTCGAAACATGGATGGCTTTTTTAAGTCAATGGCGACTCCCGCTGCTATTTTTAATTTCAGGGATGGTTGTTTACTATTCACTGGGAAAGCGTACAGGTGGAAGTTTTCTTCTCGAAAGAACAAAGCGGTTATTCGTCCCGCTTCTCTTTGGTATGCTCATTATTGTCCCGCCGCAAATCTATTTTGAAAGAATTTCTAACGGAGTTCATTTCGCAAGCTATTGGGATTTCTGGAAAACAGTTTTCAATTTTGTACCTTATCCGCTCGGCGGAAGTTTAAGCTGGCATCACCTATGGTATGTGCTCTATGTTTTATTCTATTCGATTATTGCATTACCATTATTTTTATACCTTAAAAATAATCGCTCCGAATCATTAAGAAATGGATTAAGCAACTTTGTTAAGCGGCATCCAAATTCTATTTATCTGATTATTATCCCTCTCTTTCTTATTGGTATAACTCTTGCCAGGCGCTTTCCTACCACGCATGGTTTTTTTGACGATTGGTATAACCACAGCATCTCGTTTACGTTGTTTGTATATGGATTCTTTATTTCTGCAATTGATGGCCTTTCAGAAGCTATTACCGCAAAACGGAAACAATCTTTAATATTAGCGTTAGTTCCATCTCTGTTCCTGATACTTTTTGTATGGGGTCCGACATTTGAGATATTCAACGACCGCACAGAGGAATTCGCATTTATCTATAGAATTCTTAAATGGATTCTGATTCCTTACTGGCTCTTCACTTTTATAGGTTACGGCAGAATATTGTTAAACAAATCAAGCAGTGTGCTTACCTATGCAAATGAATCTGTCTACCCTCTTTATATACTTCATCAAACTGTTATGATCTTCTTCGGATATTACATAATTCAATGGAACTGGGGAATTATGCCGAAGTTTATCCTCCTTGTCTTTCTTACATTCGGCGGAAGTTTTATGATTTATGAATTACTGATAAAACGGAGCAGAATTCTGAGATTACTTTTCGGTATGAAACCGGCTGTTGCTAAGCCGGCATTCACAAAATTCAATAGAACCGAAAAGAATCTTGAAGTGGATACCGGCGATTGA